A window of the Streptomyces finlayi genome harbors these coding sequences:
- a CDS encoding epoxide hydrolase family protein has product MSEQIRPFNLSVPEEQLTDLRDRLSRVRWPERETVPDTTQGLQLAKIQALCDYWRAGYDWRAAEKTLNDFGQFTTTIDGLDIHFLHIRSPEPDALPLVMTHGWPGSVLEFRKIIGPLTNPAAHGGDPRHAFHLVIPALPGFGFSEKPAESGWGYPRIADAWITLMDRLGYRRWGAQGGDLGAAVTDEIGHKAPPGCVGLHLNFTMFQPTPEEIADATPDEKAMLGRAAAFWETKTSYLGMQSNSPQTVGYSLADSPTGLAAWIYALIQDIGETPGNAEASMPLDEIIDAIMLYWLPNTGTSAARMYWEMMQTGWWPPATIDDPITVPTGFSMFPSEPMRKSRRWVERRYSNVVHFNEPDRGGHFAALEQPDLFVDEIRESFSTLR; this is encoded by the coding sequence GTGTCCGAACAGATCCGCCCCTTCAACCTGTCCGTGCCCGAGGAACAGCTGACCGACCTGCGTGACAGGCTCTCCCGTGTCCGGTGGCCCGAACGAGAGACCGTCCCCGACACCACCCAGGGACTGCAGCTCGCGAAAATCCAGGCACTCTGTGACTACTGGCGCGCGGGCTACGACTGGAGGGCCGCAGAGAAGACCCTGAACGACTTCGGCCAGTTCACGACCACCATCGACGGCCTCGACATCCATTTCCTTCACATTCGCTCACCGGAACCGGACGCACTCCCGTTGGTCATGACCCACGGGTGGCCGGGCTCGGTACTGGAGTTCCGCAAGATAATCGGCCCACTGACCAACCCCGCTGCCCATGGAGGCGACCCGCGTCACGCCTTCCACCTCGTCATCCCGGCGCTGCCGGGGTTCGGCTTCTCCGAAAAGCCGGCCGAGTCCGGCTGGGGATACCCCCGTATCGCCGACGCCTGGATCACCCTGATGGACCGCCTGGGATACCGGCGCTGGGGCGCCCAGGGCGGAGACCTCGGCGCCGCGGTCACCGACGAGATCGGCCACAAGGCACCGCCCGGCTGCGTCGGGCTCCACCTCAACTTCACCATGTTCCAGCCGACCCCCGAAGAAATCGCCGATGCCACCCCGGACGAGAAGGCAATGCTGGGACGCGCGGCAGCCTTCTGGGAAACGAAGACGAGCTACCTTGGGATGCAGTCCAACAGCCCGCAGACCGTCGGCTACTCCCTCGCGGACTCTCCGACCGGACTGGCTGCCTGGATCTACGCCCTGATCCAGGACATCGGCGAAACACCGGGCAACGCCGAAGCGTCCATGCCGCTCGACGAGATCATCGACGCCATCATGCTCTACTGGCTGCCCAACACCGGTACATCCGCGGCCAGGATGTACTGGGAGATGATGCAGACCGGGTGGTGGCCGCCGGCAACGATCGACGACCCCATCACCGTGCCGACGGGGTTCAGCATGTTCCCCTCCGAACCCATGCGGAAGTCACGGCGCTGGGTGGAACGCCGCTACAGCAACGTCGTTCACTTCAACGAGCCCGACAGGGGTGGCCACTTCGCGGCTCTGGAACAGCCTGACCTCTTCGTCGACGAGATCAGGGAAAGTTTCAGTACCCTACGCTGA
- a CDS encoding PadR family transcriptional regulator, which yields MSSIRLFILSSFATHGEMHGHQVRAQAEQEYVHLWTDISVGSVYGAIKRLVGEGLLEEVRSERDGNRPARQIYAITAAGRDVLAELRHRGLRDIWVKFDPFDLALTRVDPDTLTELPEVLSERLAAVRDLLEQTKRVNADALEHVSVSEKWALSHTEYRLRAEVSWLEDLIDAAPGIVADEQSGAKPTRG from the coding sequence ATGTCCTCGATCCGGCTGTTCATCCTGTCTTCCTTCGCCACGCATGGCGAAATGCACGGTCACCAGGTGCGCGCACAAGCCGAGCAGGAGTACGTCCACCTGTGGACCGACATCTCCGTGGGCAGCGTGTACGGCGCCATCAAACGCCTCGTCGGCGAGGGCCTGCTCGAAGAAGTGCGCAGCGAACGGGACGGCAATCGACCGGCGCGCCAGATCTACGCCATCACCGCGGCGGGACGTGACGTCCTTGCCGAGCTTCGCCACCGGGGCCTGCGGGACATCTGGGTGAAATTCGATCCCTTCGATCTGGCGCTGACCCGCGTCGACCCGGACACACTGACCGAGCTGCCAGAGGTCCTCTCGGAGCGCCTGGCGGCGGTGCGCGACCTGCTCGAACAGACGAAGAGGGTGAACGCGGACGCCCTGGAGCATGTGTCAGTGAGCGAGAAGTGGGCGCTGAGCCACACGGAATACCGTCTCCGTGCGGAGGTCAGCTGGCTGGAAGACCTCATCGACGCCGCACCGGGCATCGTCGCCGACGAGCAGTCAGGGGCGAAACCCACGCGAGGGTAG